The following proteins are encoded in a genomic region of Natrinema sp. DC36:
- a CDS encoding TraB domain-containing protein, which produces MSDHGTITLVPSVHFSPTHRRRVRAAIRETAPDLVAVELDESRFERLEGDTGPDLAELTRELPPPTAAAYSALRALQRSVVRLYGLDPEYTDMEAAIETAAELETDIALIDEPIDEIMQALSRRLGPLTIPKTMLRMQSMGPEEYADQMQLLSLPFEEITSGDDVQPAIDHLRRLLPEVAAVLIDRRDRAMAERLHALRREGTDVVAVIGAGHHNGIERRLEELESANADGASAATVPIRTPARSVTRIPIQ; this is translated from the coding sequence ATGTCGGACCACGGAACCATCACCCTCGTCCCCAGCGTTCACTTCTCACCGACGCACCGGCGGCGCGTCCGAGCGGCGATCCGCGAGACGGCCCCGGATCTCGTCGCCGTCGAACTCGACGAGTCGCGTTTCGAACGTCTCGAGGGCGACACCGGCCCGGATCTCGCCGAACTGACCCGCGAACTGCCGCCGCCGACCGCGGCCGCCTATAGCGCGCTGCGGGCGCTCCAGCGGTCGGTCGTGCGGTTGTACGGCCTCGATCCCGAATACACCGACATGGAGGCGGCGATCGAGACGGCCGCCGAGCTCGAGACCGATATCGCGCTCATCGACGAACCGATCGACGAAATCATGCAGGCCCTCTCCCGTCGGCTCGGGCCGCTGACGATCCCGAAAACGATGCTCCGGATGCAGTCGATGGGACCCGAGGAGTACGCCGATCAGATGCAACTGCTATCGCTGCCGTTCGAGGAGATCACGAGCGGCGACGACGTCCAGCCGGCGATCGACCACCTGCGGCGGCTCCTCCCCGAAGTCGCGGCCGTGCTGATCGACCGGCGCGACCGCGCCATGGCGGAGCGACTCCACGCGCTCCGCAGGGAGGGAACCGACGTCGTCGCGGTTATCGGTGCCGGCCACCACAACGGTATCGAACGACGGCTCGAGGAACTCGAGTCGGCGAACGCGGACGGCGCGTCGGCCGCGACGGTTCCGATCAGAACGCCGGCTCGGTCGGTGACGCGAATTCCGATTCAGTGA
- a CDS encoding PLD nuclease N-terminal domain-containing protein, whose amino-acid sequence MDPLLAVLVGIPLLWHLGLTAVAYYDAGRVGLEPPKKWAAITFCLPLIGFFIYLFERSELSYDPESDPYREHNFNVHPSRADDTPLPSRGDDRLSPENDEEKRDE is encoded by the coding sequence ATGGACCCGCTGTTGGCGGTACTCGTGGGGATTCCGCTCCTGTGGCACCTCGGGCTCACCGCCGTCGCCTACTACGACGCCGGACGGGTCGGCCTCGAGCCGCCGAAGAAGTGGGCGGCGATCACCTTTTGTCTGCCGCTGATCGGGTTCTTTATCTACCTGTTCGAGCGCAGTGAACTCTCCTACGATCCGGAGAGCGACCCCTATCGGGAGCACAACTTCAACGTCCATCCCTCGAGAGCCGACGACACGCCGCTGCCCTCGCGCGGTGACGACCGACTCTCGCCGGAGAACGACGAGGAAAAGCGCGACGAGTAA
- a CDS encoding thiolase family protein, giving the protein MSQTPVVVKAVRTPQGKEDGVFADVRSESLSVPLIDEILAETGLSGEEVDDLMWGCAQQRGEQDNNLARVIALLSELGESVPATTINRWCASSMQAVISASDAVAAGNRDAIIAGGVENMSRVPMGGGFDGINPKLAELYDLGDLQMGMTAEKVAEEYGVSREEQDEYAARSQQRAVEATEEGRFDDEIVPIETEDGTVEEDEGLRPGTTAEKLAELPTVFKEDGSVTPGNASQISDGASALLITSEAFAEEHDLEIMAEVGMNNVAGVDPTVMGIGPVPATKGLLERNGRDIDEYDLVELNEAFASQSLYSRDELGIDPDIFNVNGGAIAIGHPLGASGARLPVTLINELQKRGGGLGLATLCVGFGQGAAIEFDVN; this is encoded by the coding sequence ATGTCACAGACGCCAGTCGTCGTGAAAGCAGTACGAACGCCACAGGGGAAAGAAGACGGCGTGTTCGCCGACGTTCGAAGTGAATCGCTCTCGGTGCCGCTAATCGACGAAATCCTGGCCGAAACAGGCCTCTCCGGCGAGGAGGTCGACGACCTGATGTGGGGCTGTGCCCAGCAGCGCGGCGAACAGGACAACAACCTTGCCCGCGTCATCGCCCTGCTCTCGGAGCTCGGCGAGAGCGTGCCGGCGACGACGATCAACCGCTGGTGTGCCTCCTCGATGCAGGCCGTCATCTCCGCCTCCGACGCCGTCGCGGCCGGCAACCGCGACGCGATCATCGCCGGCGGCGTCGAGAACATGAGCCGCGTCCCGATGGGCGGCGGCTTCGACGGCATCAATCCCAAGCTGGCCGAACTGTACGATCTCGGCGATCTTCAGATGGGAATGACCGCCGAGAAGGTCGCCGAGGAGTACGGCGTCAGCCGCGAGGAACAGGACGAGTACGCCGCCCGCAGCCAGCAGCGCGCGGTCGAAGCCACCGAAGAGGGCCGCTTCGACGACGAGATCGTTCCGATCGAGACCGAGGACGGCACCGTCGAGGAAGACGAGGGCCTCCGCCCCGGCACCACCGCCGAAAAGCTCGCCGAGCTGCCGACCGTCTTCAAGGAGGACGGCTCCGTCACGCCCGGGAACGCCTCCCAGATCTCCGACGGCGCGTCCGCCCTGCTCATCACGAGCGAGGCCTTCGCCGAGGAACACGATCTCGAGATCATGGCCGAGGTCGGCATGAACAACGTCGCCGGCGTCGACCCCACCGTCATGGGCATCGGTCCGGTCCCGGCGACGAAGGGGCTACTCGAGCGCAACGGCCGCGACATCGACGAGTACGATCTGGTCGAACTCAACGAGGCGTTCGCGAGCCAGTCGCTGTACTCCCGCGACGAACTCGGTATCGACCCCGACATCTTCAACGTCAACGGCGGTGCGATCGCGATCGGGCACCCGCTCGGAGCCTCCGGCGCACGGCTGCCGGTTACGCTGATCAACGAACTCCAGAAGCGCGGCGGCGGCCTCGGGCTGGCGACGCTCTGCGTCGGCTTCGGTCAGGGCGCGGCGATCGAGTTCGACGTCAACTAA
- a CDS encoding DUF5806 family protein has product MDEDGPNATRLEAETESAADAEDDGDVADADAASDASDASDVSNADAALDSDASESAAASDSDTAPDSTAPAEPTDTDPAGDGDAADVDATDDPAGDVPDDPTVDASDGDDDASGHETEPDDTGGGSMPGVPDPEPQEHDVPEDVRKYARFKKMDGAQYERVNEFLRERTYITAREWAIARLCSDFRTETGVEMTKIGENLPELIPFMTDTYTPQAVNQARSSFEDKVRTAGATFLYGAMCDFFTAEELDDVMYEATEVAKFLLEVEGVDLSVEDELEAEERISSVMREVREASEELRERDDE; this is encoded by the coding sequence ATGGACGAGGACGGACCGAACGCAACTCGACTCGAGGCCGAGACGGAATCGGCGGCCGACGCGGAGGACGACGGCGATGTCGCCGATGCGGATGCCGCTTCCGATGCCTCCGACGCCTCCGATGTTTCTAATGCGGACGCCGCTCTCGACTCGGACGCGTCCGAGTCGGCGGCCGCTTCCGATTCGGATACTGCCCCCGATTCGACAGCTCCAGCGGAACCGACCGACACCGATCCGGCGGGTGACGGCGACGCTGCAGACGTCGATGCCACCGACGACCCAGCTGGCGACGTTCCTGACGATCCCACTGTCGACGCTTCCGACGGGGATGACGATGCGAGCGGTCACGAGACCGAACCCGACGATACCGGCGGCGGGTCGATGCCGGGCGTTCCGGACCCCGAGCCGCAGGAGCACGACGTTCCGGAGGACGTCCGGAAGTACGCCCGCTTCAAAAAGATGGACGGCGCGCAGTACGAGCGAGTCAACGAGTTCCTGCGGGAGCGGACCTACATCACCGCCCGCGAGTGGGCCATCGCCCGCCTCTGTTCGGACTTCCGGACCGAGACCGGCGTCGAGATGACCAAGATCGGTGAGAACTTGCCCGAGCTCATCCCCTTCATGACCGATACGTACACCCCCCAAGCGGTCAACCAGGCCCGTTCTTCCTTCGAGGACAAGGTTCGGACCGCCGGCGCGACATTCCTCTACGGTGCGATGTGTGACTTCTTCACCGCCGAGGAGCTCGACGACGTCATGTACGAGGCGACGGAGGTCGCCAAGTTCCTGCTCGAGGTGGAGGGCGTCGACCTCTCGGTCGAGGACGAACTCGAGGCCGAAGAACGCATCTCGAGCGTGATGCGCGAGGTGCGCGAGGCCAGTGAGGAACTCCGCGAACGAGACGACGAGTAG
- a CDS encoding aldehyde dehydrogenase family protein yields the protein MTDLPLTPEHGWESLYLAGSWTDAGDRDAISDENPYTREEIASVPAGTEDDVDAAYEAAAEAQEAWAQQPPQARAGVINAAIEFVGDHREEIADLLALESGSAPVKCEAEIQTARGMMQEAASYPFRMSGQHMDSITPGKENTAERVPVGVVGVISPWNFPLHLSMRAVAPSIAAGNSVVLKPASNTPITGGLLLARIFEAAGVPEGVLSVLPGRGSEIGDAVAGHEIPRVIAFTGSTEIGQRVAEKAAGNCALPALELGGNNVHVVTDEADLERAVDGGVFGSFLHQGQVCISTNRHLVHESLYDDYVDALADRAASLATGDPTADETIIGPIIDESQRDQIVEYIEESIDEGATLETGGDHDGLVVEPTVLSDVDNDMAAACNEHFGPVAPVIPYSSDEEAIELANDTIHGLSGSVHSENLEQARKIADGIDTGMIHINDQPINDEPHVPFGGMKQSGMGRYNGEQILEEVTTTKWISVQHEPREYPF from the coding sequence ATGACTGACCTTCCGCTGACACCCGAACACGGCTGGGAGTCGCTGTACCTCGCGGGTAGCTGGACCGACGCCGGCGACCGGGACGCGATCTCCGACGAGAACCCGTACACGCGCGAGGAAATCGCGAGCGTTCCCGCGGGCACCGAAGACGACGTCGACGCGGCCTACGAGGCCGCGGCCGAGGCACAGGAGGCGTGGGCCCAGCAGCCGCCGCAGGCTCGAGCGGGCGTGATCAACGCGGCGATCGAGTTCGTCGGGGATCACCGCGAGGAGATCGCCGACTTGCTGGCTCTCGAGTCCGGCAGCGCGCCGGTTAAGTGCGAGGCAGAGATTCAGACCGCCCGCGGGATGATGCAGGAGGCGGCGAGCTACCCCTTCCGAATGAGCGGCCAGCACATGGACTCGATTACCCCGGGAAAGGAGAACACCGCCGAGCGGGTCCCCGTCGGCGTCGTCGGCGTCATCTCCCCGTGGAACTTCCCGCTGCATCTCTCGATGCGAGCGGTCGCGCCGTCCATCGCGGCCGGGAATTCGGTCGTGCTCAAGCCCGCCTCGAACACGCCCATCACCGGCGGCCTGCTGCTCGCGCGGATCTTCGAGGCGGCCGGCGTGCCGGAGGGCGTCCTGAGCGTGCTTCCCGGCCGCGGCTCGGAGATCGGGGACGCGGTCGCCGGCCACGAAATTCCGCGCGTCATCGCCTTCACCGGCTCGACAGAGATCGGCCAGCGCGTCGCGGAGAAGGCGGCCGGCAACTGCGCGCTGCCCGCGCTCGAACTCGGCGGGAACAACGTCCACGTCGTCACCGACGAAGCCGACCTCGAGCGGGCCGTCGACGGCGGCGTCTTCGGCTCCTTCCTCCATCAGGGGCAGGTCTGCATCTCGACCAACCGTCACCTCGTCCACGAGTCGCTGTACGACGACTACGTCGACGCGCTGGCCGATCGAGCCGCGTCGTTGGCGACCGGCGATCCGACCGCCGATGAGACGATCATCGGTCCGATCATCGACGAGAGCCAGCGCGATCAGATCGTGGAGTACATCGAGGAGTCGATCGACGAGGGCGCGACCCTCGAGACCGGCGGCGATCACGACGGCCTCGTCGTCGAACCCACCGTGCTCTCCGACGTCGACAACGACATGGCCGCGGCCTGCAACGAACACTTCGGTCCCGTGGCACCCGTGATCCCCTACTCGAGCGACGAGGAGGCGATCGAACTCGCGAACGACACGATTCACGGCCTGTCGGGCTCGGTCCACAGCGAGAATCTCGAGCAAGCCCGGAAAATCGCCGACGGGATCGACACGGGGATGATCCACATCAACGATCAGCCGATCAACGACGAGCCTCACGTCCCCTTCGGCGGGATGAAGCAATCGGGCATGGGCCGGTACAACGGCGAGCAGATCCTCGAGGAAGTGACGACGACCAAGTGGATCTCGGTCCAGCACGAGCCCCGCGAGTACCCGTTCTGA
- a CDS encoding ferredoxin translates to MSDDDGIQRASDVGSSDAPPVDEKPYKIIFEANKCFGAGKCAEVSANWEMSIASGMAQPNEYFFGEEDLEHNVRAAEVCPAKKDDGCIHVVDRRTDEEIAPDPHGDGTLSVDW, encoded by the coding sequence ATGAGCGACGACGACGGCATCCAACGCGCCAGCGATGTCGGTTCCAGCGACGCGCCGCCGGTCGACGAGAAACCCTACAAGATCATCTTCGAGGCCAACAAGTGCTTCGGCGCGGGCAAGTGCGCCGAGGTCAGCGCCAACTGGGAGATGTCCATCGCCTCGGGCATGGCACAGCCGAACGAGTACTTCTTCGGCGAGGAGGACCTCGAGCACAACGTTCGCGCCGCGGAGGTCTGTCCGGCGAAGAAAGACGACGGCTGCATCCACGTCGTCGACCGCCGGACCGACGAGGAGATCGCGCCGGATCCTCACGGCGACGGCACGCTGAGCGTCGACTGGTAG
- a CDS encoding oxidoreductase: MSWTADDVPDQDGRTIAITGANSGIGLEATRELARNGATVIMACRSVERGEDAADDVREDVPDADLRVEECDLGDLESVRSFAAGLEDEAIDVLINNAGVMAIPRSETADGFETQFGVNHLGHFALTGLVLENLATDGEEPARVVTVSSGAHESGEIDFDDLQGEESYDKWSTYAQSKLANVLFAYELERRFLTADMNAQSMAVHPGYANTQLQYRGPEQSGSRLRMAAMKLMNTVVAQSAEMGALPTLYAATAPDAEGGAYYGPGGFQNMRGTPERQASSDRSYDEETARRLWAVSEDLTGVTYDLPKPKEEVPA; this comes from the coding sequence ATGAGCTGGACAGCCGACGACGTTCCCGATCAGGACGGCCGAACGATCGCCATCACGGGCGCGAACAGCGGCATCGGCCTCGAGGCGACTCGCGAACTCGCGCGCAACGGCGCGACGGTGATCATGGCCTGCCGGAGCGTCGAGCGCGGCGAGGACGCGGCCGACGACGTTCGCGAGGACGTTCCCGACGCCGACCTGCGCGTCGAGGAGTGCGACCTGGGTGACCTCGAGTCCGTTCGGTCCTTCGCGGCGGGGCTCGAAGACGAGGCGATCGACGTGCTGATCAACAACGCGGGAGTCATGGCGATCCCGCGCTCGGAGACCGCGGACGGCTTCGAGACCCAGTTCGGCGTCAACCACCTCGGTCACTTCGCACTTACCGGCCTGGTGCTCGAGAACCTGGCGACCGACGGCGAGGAGCCCGCACGGGTCGTCACCGTCTCGAGCGGGGCTCACGAGAGCGGCGAGATCGACTTCGACGACCTCCAGGGCGAGGAGTCCTACGACAAGTGGAGCACCTACGCCCAGTCGAAACTGGCGAACGTGCTTTTCGCGTACGAACTCGAGCGACGGTTCCTCACCGCAGATATGAACGCACAGAGCATGGCAGTGCATCCCGGCTACGCGAATACGCAACTGCAGTACCGCGGGCCCGAGCAGAGCGGGAGTCGGCTCCGAATGGCGGCGATGAAACTGATGAACACGGTGGTCGCACAGTCGGCCGAGATGGGTGCGCTCCCGACGCTCTATGCTGCGACCGCACCCGACGCCGAGGGCGGCGCGTACTACGGCCCCGGCGGCTTCCAGAACATGCGTGGCACACCCGAGCGACAGGCCTCCTCGGATCGGTCCTACGACGAGGAGACGGCCCGTCGGTTGTGGGCCGTCTCGGAAGACCTGACCGGCGTCACGTACGACCTGCCGAAGCCGAAAGAAGAGGTGCCGGCGTAG
- a CDS encoding PAS domain-containing protein, protein MGTSSPTDADLHARLRRQEVITELSQQALAGADFDGLCRDATAAVAETLDTEYCVVLERLPDGKKGVCRAGIGCTAGAVGNATVVLNRDSRSAESSPAEEPIVVDHLRADEGTSGPASLTDLDTVSGISVPIGSGGEPWGILETYATERRAFTESDADFVGRIADVLASAVENERAHAEREELFGRISDAFFALDEEWRFTYFNERAHELINPEGRELVGANIWAAFPEASERAFKSEYERAMSEQETVTFEEYYPDPLDAWFEVRAYPSATGLSVYFRDVTERRTRERELEESEQRYRTLVEHFPNGAVTLVDEELCYQTVGGTPLEAADATIEELEGKPLEEVLPPALATELVPRYEAALEGEASTFELTSNDRSYDARIVPIRDDDGAVFGALGMSQDITERRESERRLEESERRYRALAQHFPNGAVGVYDRDLEYTLTEGTILGEVLPSADRLEGSRMPDVFPEEAVADLDPLFRAAVEDGETGSTETAFGGRNWRVWATPLRDGDGDIFAGLSFAQDVTEQVERENDLERYETIVEVVNDGVYVVDEDGRFTMVNDTYAEMLGYTPDELVGTDASAVVDDAVAETVRELEIATADTDVEWPSVEADLRTADGDTLPVEGTFAMLPEDDSRWHRVGIVRDVNDRKARERRLEESERRYRTLVENFPEGAVGLFDEDLTYTAVGGQLLDEIGVATEDRVGSSIDELHPDHLVDEIEQYFHAALDGETNSFEVERYDRHLYAHTLPVRNGEDEIFAGMVVVQDVTERREYQRKLEESNERLEQFAYAASHDLQEPLRMVTSYLTLLEKRYDDAFDEDGREFLAYAVDGADRMREMIDGLLEYSRVETQGDPFESTDLNAVFEDVREDLQIQLEESGAEITVEELPRVEGDASQLRQVLQNLLSNAITYSGDESPRVHVGADRRGDEWVVSVRDEGIGIDPANQDRVFTIFDRLHSREEYEGTGIGLALSERIVERHGGEIWVDSEPGEGATFSFTLSASQARE, encoded by the coding sequence ATGGGTACGTCTTCGCCGACTGATGCGGATCTCCACGCGCGTCTTCGCCGACAAGAGGTCATCACCGAATTGAGCCAGCAGGCGCTGGCGGGGGCCGATTTCGATGGGCTCTGCCGCGATGCGACGGCCGCCGTCGCCGAGACGTTAGATACCGAGTACTGTGTCGTCCTCGAGCGCTTACCGGACGGGAAGAAGGGCGTCTGCAGAGCGGGCATCGGCTGCACGGCGGGGGCCGTCGGGAATGCGACCGTCGTGTTGAATCGAGACTCGCGGTCGGCGGAGTCCAGCCCCGCCGAGGAGCCCATCGTCGTCGACCACCTGCGCGCGGACGAGGGGACGAGCGGCCCGGCGTCGCTCACCGATCTCGACACCGTGAGCGGTATCAGCGTCCCGATCGGCTCGGGCGGCGAGCCGTGGGGCATCCTCGAGACGTACGCGACCGAACGGCGAGCGTTCACCGAATCCGACGCCGATTTCGTGGGACGCATCGCGGACGTCCTCGCCTCGGCCGTCGAGAACGAGCGGGCACACGCCGAACGCGAGGAGCTGTTCGGTCGGATCTCGGACGCCTTCTTCGCGCTCGACGAGGAGTGGCGGTTCACCTACTTCAACGAGCGCGCACACGAACTGATCAACCCCGAGGGGCGTGAGCTGGTCGGCGCGAACATCTGGGCGGCGTTCCCCGAAGCCAGCGAACGGGCGTTCAAATCGGAATACGAACGGGCGATGTCTGAACAGGAGACCGTCACGTTCGAGGAGTACTACCCCGACCCGCTCGACGCGTGGTTCGAGGTTCGCGCCTATCCGTCGGCGACCGGTCTCTCCGTCTATTTCCGCGACGTTACCGAACGACGCACGCGAGAACGAGAGCTCGAGGAGTCCGAGCAGCGATACCGAACGCTCGTCGAACACTTCCCGAACGGGGCCGTCACCCTCGTCGACGAGGAGTTGTGCTATCAGACGGTCGGCGGTACTCCGCTCGAGGCGGCCGATGCCACGATCGAAGAGCTCGAGGGGAAACCGCTCGAAGAGGTGCTGCCGCCGGCGTTGGCTACCGAACTCGTCCCGCGCTATGAGGCCGCGCTCGAGGGGGAGGCCAGTACGTTCGAACTGACGTCGAACGATCGCAGTTACGACGCGCGGATCGTCCCGATTCGCGACGACGACGGCGCGGTCTTCGGCGCACTGGGGATGTCCCAGGACATCACCGAACGCCGCGAGTCCGAGCGCCGCCTCGAAGAGTCCGAGCGCCGCTACCGGGCGCTGGCCCAGCACTTCCCGAACGGTGCCGTCGGCGTCTACGACCGCGATCTCGAGTATACGCTGACCGAGGGTACCATACTCGGCGAGGTGCTCCCGTCCGCGGACCGACTCGAAGGGAGCCGAATGCCCGATGTGTTCCCCGAGGAGGCGGTCGCAGACCTCGATCCGCTGTTCCGGGCGGCCGTCGAGGACGGCGAAACCGGTAGCACGGAAACGGCGTTCGGCGGCCGAAACTGGCGCGTCTGGGCGACACCGCTCCGCGACGGCGACGGTGACATCTTCGCCGGGCTGAGTTTCGCCCAGGACGTGACCGAACAGGTCGAGCGCGAGAACGACCTCGAGCGGTACGAAACGATCGTCGAGGTCGTCAACGACGGCGTCTACGTCGTCGACGAGGACGGACGGTTCACCATGGTCAACGACACGTACGCCGAGATGCTCGGCTACACCCCCGACGAACTCGTCGGCACGGACGCGTCCGCGGTCGTCGACGACGCGGTGGCCGAGACGGTCCGGGAACTGGAAATCGCCACCGCGGATACGGACGTCGAGTGGCCCTCCGTCGAAGCCGACCTTCGGACGGCGGACGGCGATACGCTTCCAGTCGAGGGGACCTTCGCGATGCTGCCCGAAGACGACAGTCGGTGGCACCGGGTCGGCATCGTCCGGGACGTCAACGATCGAAAGGCCCGGGAACGGCGGCTCGAGGAGTCCGAGCGCCGCTACCGGACCCTCGTCGAGAACTTCCCCGAAGGCGCGGTCGGCCTGTTCGACGAGGACCTCACGTACACGGCCGTGGGCGGGCAACTCCTCGATGAGATCGGCGTTGCCACGGAAGACCGCGTCGGGAGCAGCATAGACGAGCTCCATCCGGACCACTTGGTCGACGAGATCGAGCAGTACTTTCACGCGGCCCTCGACGGAGAGACGAACTCCTTCGAAGTCGAACGGTACGACCGTCACCTGTACGCCCACACGCTCCCCGTCAGGAACGGCGAGGACGAGATCTTCGCGGGCATGGTCGTGGTGCAGGACGTCACGGAGCGCCGGGAGTATCAGCGAAAGCTCGAGGAATCGAACGAGCGACTCGAGCAGTTCGCGTACGCGGCCTCCCACGACCTGCAGGAACCGCTCCGGATGGTCACGAGCTACCTGACGCTGCTCGAGAAGCGCTACGACGACGCCTTCGACGAGGACGGCCGGGAGTTCCTCGCCTACGCCGTCGACGGGGCCGACCGGATGCGCGAGATGATCGACGGGCTGCTCGAGTACTCCCGGGTCGAAACGCAGGGCGATCCGTTCGAGTCGACGGATCTGAACGCGGTGTTCGAGGACGTCCGCGAGGACCTCCAGATACAGCTCGAGGAGAGCGGTGCCGAGATCACCGTCGAGGAGCTGCCCCGCGTCGAGGGCGACGCCAGCCAGTTGCGACAGGTGCTCCAGAACCTGCTGAGTAACGCGATCACGTACAGCGGCGACGAGTCGCCGCGGGTCCACGTCGGTGCCGACCGGCGGGGCGACGAGTGGGTGGTCTCGGTCCGCGACGAGGGAATCGGCATCGACCCGGCTAACCAGGATCGGGTATTTACCATCTTCGATCGCCTCCACAGCCGCGAGGAGTACGAGGGGACGGGTATCGGGCTCGCGCTCAGTGAACGCATCGTCGAACGCCACGGCGGCGAGATCTGGGTCGACTCCGAGCCCGGGGAAGGCGCGACGTTCTCGTTTACGCTGTCCGCCTCGCAAGCGCGGGAGTAG
- a CDS encoding peptidylprolyl isomerase, whose protein sequence is MGDVTATLHTNEGDIEVELYDERAPRTVDNFVGLATGGKTWEDPETGEEVDGEPLYDDVAFHRVIEDFMIQGGDPTETGRGGPGYQFDDEFHDELRHDDEGVLSMANSGPDTNGSQFFITLGPQPHLDDRHSVFGKVTDGMDVVREIGDVNTNANDQPKEDVVLESVSVDYE, encoded by the coding sequence ATGGGAGACGTTACTGCGACGCTACACACGAACGAGGGCGACATCGAGGTCGAACTGTACGACGAGCGCGCGCCCCGGACCGTCGACAACTTCGTCGGGCTCGCGACTGGCGGCAAGACCTGGGAAGACCCCGAAACGGGCGAGGAAGTCGACGGCGAGCCGCTGTACGACGACGTGGCCTTCCACCGCGTCATCGAGGACTTCATGATTCAGGGCGGCGACCCGACCGAGACCGGTCGCGGCGGCCCCGGCTACCAGTTCGACGACGAGTTCCACGACGAGCTCCGCCACGACGACGAGGGCGTCCTGAGCATGGCCAACTCCGGCCCCGACACCAACGGCTCGCAGTTCTTCATCACGCTCGGTCCCCAGCCCCACCTCGACGACCGCCACTCCGTGTTCGGCAAGGTCACCGACGGCATGGACGTCGTTCGCGAGATCGGCGACGTCAACACGAACGCCAACGACCAGCCGAAAGAAGATGTCGTCCTCGAGTCCGTCTCCGTCGACTACGAGTAA
- a CDS encoding succinylglutamate desuccinylase/aspartoacylase family protein — protein MSEGTHTAEQVTLARLPSGVELTTTVHTYRGGESGPTLYVQAAQHGREINGTEVLRRFHERLPLESLSGTVIAVPIANPLTFDRVSYTTPEQLDSVNPNMNRIWPGDSDGSLHQRMAARLWEFVTAADALVDLHTGSPNMLPHVVYREDDERSRSLADAFGTDLLLSEQADEDAPDEWHHRGFAGKLRVAAAEKGIPSITPELAHNKQILEDVVDEGVDGLLDVCRYLGLLPGDVPDRDPIVARNHLGQVTADDSGLFRPTPSLEVGESISEGTAIGTVYHPATYEPLHDARADRDGVLYALTREATVTAGDQLASVALVREE, from the coding sequence ATGAGCGAGGGTACGCACACGGCTGAACAGGTAACGCTCGCACGGTTGCCGTCGGGAGTCGAACTGACGACGACGGTCCACACCTATCGCGGCGGCGAATCGGGCCCGACGCTGTACGTGCAGGCGGCCCAGCACGGCCGCGAGATCAACGGGACCGAGGTGCTGCGACGGTTCCACGAGCGACTCCCCCTCGAGTCGCTGTCGGGGACCGTGATCGCCGTCCCCATCGCGAATCCGCTGACGTTCGATCGCGTCTCCTACACGACGCCGGAACAGCTCGATAGCGTCAACCCGAACATGAACCGGATCTGGCCGGGTGACAGCGACGGGAGCCTTCACCAGCGCATGGCCGCCCGGCTCTGGGAGTTCGTCACGGCGGCCGACGCCCTCGTCGACCTCCACACGGGGAGCCCCAACATGCTCCCCCACGTCGTCTACCGCGAGGACGACGAACGCTCTCGCAGCCTCGCCGACGCCTTCGGAACCGACCTCCTCCTGTCCGAACAGGCCGACGAAGACGCTCCCGACGAGTGGCACCACCGCGGTTTCGCGGGAAAGCTCCGGGTGGCCGCCGCCGAGAAGGGGATCCCGTCGATCACGCCCGAACTCGCACACAACAAGCAGATTCTCGAGGACGTCGTCGACGAGGGCGTCGACGGCCTGCTCGACGTCTGCCGGTATCTCGGTCTCCTCCCCGGCGACGTTCCCGATCGCGACCCGATCGTCGCCCGGAACCACCTCGGGCAGGTCACCGCCGACGACTCCGGGCTCTTCCGGCCGACTCCGTCGCTCGAGGTCGGCGAGTCGATCTCCGAGGGAACGGCCATCGGGACGGTCTATCATCCGGCGACGTACGAGCCGCTCCACGACGCCCGCGCGGACCGCGACGGGGTGCTCTACGCGCTCACCCGCGAGGCGACCGTGACCGCGGGCGACCAGCTCGCGAGCGTGGCGCTGGTCCGCGAGGAGTGA